A single region of the Lycium barbarum isolate Lr01 chromosome 2, ASM1917538v2, whole genome shotgun sequence genome encodes:
- the LOC132627517 gene encoding probable protein phosphatase 2C 9 isoform X2, with the protein MEDYHVAKFVQIEEHELGLFAIYDGHLGDDVPSYLQKHLFAKILEEEEFWVDPRQAITKAYEKIDQTILSNSSNLGRGGSTAVTAILINGLRLWVANVGDSRAVLSRGGQAIQMTIDHEPNTERGSIEDRGGFVSNMPGDVARVNGQLAVSRAFGDKSLKSHLRSDPDILDIYVDVNCDILVLASDGLWKVMSNQEAVDIARRIKDPQKAAKQLIAEALKRDSKDDISCVVVRFR; encoded by the exons ATGGAAGATTACCATGTTGCAAAATTTGTACAGATAGAAGAACACGAGCTTGGCTTATTTGCAATTTATGATGGTCATTTGGGGGATGATGTTCCTTCTTATCTGCAAAAACATCTGTTTGCCAAAATCTTAGAGGAG GAGGAGTTTTGGGTAGATCCACGCCAAGCAATCACAAAAGCCTATGAAAAAATTGACCAGACAATACTTTCAAATAGTTCTAATTTGGGCCGAGGTGGGTCCACTGCTGTCACTGCTATACTGATAAATGGCCTAAGATTGTGGGTAGCTAATGTGGGAGATTCACGAGCTGTTCTTTCTCGGGGTGGTCAAGCTATTCAGATGACAATAGATCACGAACCAAATACAGAACGAGGCAGCATTGAGGACCGAGGAGGTTTTGTCTCAAATATGCCAG GGGATGTTGCAAGGGTGAACGGGCAGCTAGCTGTTTCTCGTGCTTTCGGGGATAAGAGTCTTAAATCACATTTGCGATCAGATCCAGACATTCTCGATATCTACGTTGATGTCAATTGTGACATTCTTGTCCTTGCAAGTGATGGCCTCTGGAAG GTGATGTCTAATCAAGAGGCAGTCGATATAGCTAGAAGAATTAAAGATCCCCAGAAAGCAGCCAAGCAATTAATAGCTGAAGCGTTGAAGAGAGACAGCAAAGATGATATATCTTGTGTCGTCGTCAGATTTAGGTGA
- the LOC132627518 gene encoding uncharacterized protein LOC132627518: MPKCFSFTATKNSCLKSSFTSRGLRSTFTDLKDGTIMHCWVPKSRKPTRPDVVLIHGFGANSMWQWSETVRILSKHFNVYVPDLVFFGDSYTTRSERTESFQAQCVKRVMEANSVIKMSVVGLSYGGFVAYHMAAQFRDCVEKVVICCAGVCLEEKDLKEGLFAVSSVEDAANILLPQTAEQMRELMGYTFVKAPAKVLPSCLLTDFIDEMFTQYVEEKKELLLAIAKDRKLSDLPKITQPTLIVWGDQDKIFPLELGHRLKRFITPTGHLGENAEMVVIKNAGHAFLYEKPRDFHKPLKSFLLGSTKSPPPKNAQNQT; encoded by the exons ATGCCAAAGTGTTTTAGCTTTACCGCAACAAAAAACAGTTGCCTCAAGTCCAGTTTCACCAGTCGAGGTCTCCGATCTACTTTCACTGACCTTAAAGATGGGACCATAATGCATTGTTGGGTACCCAAATCAAGAAAACCGACCCGACCCGACGTGGTGTTGATCCACGGGTTCGGAGCTAACTCCATGTGGCAATGGAGCGAAACTGTCCGAATCCTCTCGAAACACTTCAACGTGTACGTCCCGGACTTAGTATTCTTTGGTGACTCGTACACGACTCGGTCTGAACGGACTGAGTCGTTTCAGGCTCAGTGTGTGAAACGAGTCATGGAAGCCAACTCGGTGATTAAGATGAGCGTTGTTGGGTTGAGCTATGGTGGGTTCGTGGCGTATCATATGGCGGCGCAATTTAG GGATTGTGTGGAGAAAGTGGTGATATGCTGCGCAGGGGTTTGTTTGGAGGAGAAAGATTTGAAAGAAGGTTTGTTTGCGGTGAGCAGCGTGGAGGATGCGGCCAATATTCTGCTGCCGCAGACGGCGGAACAAATGAGAGAGCTGATGGGTTATACCTTTGTAAAAGCTCCGGCCAAAGTTTTGCCCTCTTGCTTGCTTACTGACTTCATTGAT GAAATGTTCACACAATATGTAGAGGAGAAGAAAGAATTGCTTCTTGCAATTGCCAAAGACAGGAAGCTATCTGATCTACCTAAGATCACTCAG CCAACGTTAATAGTGTGGGGAGATCAAGACAAGATATTTCCTTTAGAATTAGGTCACAGATTAAAAAGGTTCATTACCCCAACTGG GCATTTAGGGGAGAATGCTGAGATGGTAGTAATCAAGAATGCAGGCCATGCTTTTCTTTATGAGAAACCCAGAGACTTCCATAAGCCTTTGAAATCCTTTCTCTTGGGTTCCACAAAATCTCCTCCTCCTAAGAATGCTCAGAACCAAACATGA
- the LOC132627519 gene encoding 14-3-3 protein 7: MEKEREKQVYLARLAEQAERYDEMVEAMKAIAKMDVELTVEERNLVSVGYKNVIGARRASWRILSSIEQKEESKGHEQNVKRIKTYRKTVEDELTKICGDILSVIDEHLVPSSTTGESTVFYYKMKGDYYRYLGEFKAGDDRKEAADQSLKAYEAATATASSDLAPTHPIRLGLALNFSVFYYEILNSPERACHLAKQAFDEAIAELDSLSEESYKDSTLIMQLLRDNLTLWTSDLEEGGEHSKGDERQGENSVKL; the protein is encoded by the exons ATGGAGAAGGAAAGAGAGAAACAAGTTTACTTGGCTAGGTTGGCTGAGCAAGCTGAGAGATATGATG AAATGGTTGAAGCAATGAAGGCGATTGCTAAGATGGATGTCGAACTGACTGTTGAGGAGAGGAATTTGGTGTCAGTTGGTTATAAGAATGTAATTGGAGCAAGAAGGGCTTCATGGCGGATATTGTCTTCAATTGAACAAAAGGAGGAGAGTAAGGGTCATGAACAGAATGTTAAGAGAATAAAGACTTACAGAAAGACTGTTGAAGATGAGCTTACAAAAATATGCGGCGACATTTTGTCAGTGATTGATGAGCACCTAGTTCCTTCGTCCACTACTGGAGAATCAACTGTCTTCTACTATAAGAT GAAGGGAGATTACTATCGTTATTTAGGAGAGTTCAAAGCAGGGGATGATCGTAAAGAGGCGGCTGATCAGTCACTTAAAGCTTATGAG GCTGCTACTGCCACCGCTAGTTCAGATCTTGCTCCTACTCACCCAATCAGACTTGGACTTGCTTTGAACTTCTCAGTCTTCTACTATGAGATTCTGAATTCACCTGAGAG GGCGTGCCATTTGGCCAAGCAAGCTTTTGATGAAGCTATTGCAGAACTCGATAGCCTAAGTGAAGAATCCTACAAGGACAGTACCCTTATCATGCAGCTCCTAAGGGATAATCTCACTTTGTGGACATCTGATCTTGAAGAGGGAG GTGAACATTCTAAGGGTGATGAGCGTCAAGGGGAG AATTCGGTGAAGCTTTAG
- the LOC132627517 gene encoding probable protein phosphatase 2C 9 isoform X1, which translates to MVKLACFGGQCVGGESSSSSGRGKSHEGNIKYGFSLVKGKADHPMEDYHVAKFVQIEEHELGLFAIYDGHLGDDVPSYLQKHLFAKILEEEEFWVDPRQAITKAYEKIDQTILSNSSNLGRGGSTAVTAILINGLRLWVANVGDSRAVLSRGGQAIQMTIDHEPNTERGSIEDRGGFVSNMPGDVARVNGQLAVSRAFGDKSLKSHLRSDPDILDIYVDVNCDILVLASDGLWKVMSNQEAVDIARRIKDPQKAAKQLIAEALKRDSKDDISCVVVRFRVSNLTA; encoded by the exons ATGGTTAAATTGGCCTGTTTTGGTGGCCAG TGTGTAGGTGGAGAATCTTCTTCAAGCTCTGGTAGAGGAAAAAGCCACGAGGGTAATATAAAGTATGGTTTCAGCCTAGTGAAGGGGAAGGCTGATCATCCGATGGAAGATTACCATGTTGCAAAATTTGTACAGATAGAAGAACACGAGCTTGGCTTATTTGCAATTTATGATGGTCATTTGGGGGATGATGTTCCTTCTTATCTGCAAAAACATCTGTTTGCCAAAATCTTAGAGGAG GAGGAGTTTTGGGTAGATCCACGCCAAGCAATCACAAAAGCCTATGAAAAAATTGACCAGACAATACTTTCAAATAGTTCTAATTTGGGCCGAGGTGGGTCCACTGCTGTCACTGCTATACTGATAAATGGCCTAAGATTGTGGGTAGCTAATGTGGGAGATTCACGAGCTGTTCTTTCTCGGGGTGGTCAAGCTATTCAGATGACAATAGATCACGAACCAAATACAGAACGAGGCAGCATTGAGGACCGAGGAGGTTTTGTCTCAAATATGCCAG GGGATGTTGCAAGGGTGAACGGGCAGCTAGCTGTTTCTCGTGCTTTCGGGGATAAGAGTCTTAAATCACATTTGCGATCAGATCCAGACATTCTCGATATCTACGTTGATGTCAATTGTGACATTCTTGTCCTTGCAAGTGATGGCCTCTGGAAG GTGATGTCTAATCAAGAGGCAGTCGATATAGCTAGAAGAATTAAAGATCCCCAGAAAGCAGCCAAGCAATTAATAGCTGAAGCGTTGAAGAGAGACAGCAAAGATGATATATCTTGTGTCGTCGTCAGATTTAG GGTATCGAATTTGACCGCTTGA